A window of the Lentisphaera araneosa HTCC2155 genome harbors these coding sequences:
- a CDS encoding c-type cytochrome, with translation MKKLFTLFTLLFLFSCQSNKELNQLSVQMQNQIQQCNSCHSQGEKFGAPSLYGLELKYMNAQIDKYRKGLRGGEKASKDAISMREAIVNLKDNDLKEINAWFASQESKKIPSDTVHQGNGEALYKQHCYGCHQGTMGKFFTGSPSILELESWYIVKQCGDFQAGRRGASPEDKKGHKMAQRVKNLSPYEIQEIADFLAN, from the coding sequence ATGAAAAAATTATTCACCTTATTTACCCTATTATTTTTATTTTCTTGCCAAAGCAACAAAGAACTCAATCAACTCAGCGTGCAGATGCAAAACCAAATCCAGCAATGCAATAGCTGCCATTCTCAAGGCGAGAAGTTTGGAGCGCCCTCCTTATACGGTCTCGAGCTCAAGTATATGAATGCTCAGATTGATAAATACCGTAAGGGTCTACGCGGGGGCGAAAAGGCCTCCAAAGATGCGATCTCGATGCGCGAAGCCATTGTTAATTTAAAAGATAATGATCTCAAAGAAATCAACGCTTGGTTTGCCTCACAAGAAAGTAAAAAAATCCCCTCTGACACAGTACATCAAGGCAATGGCGAAGCCTTGTACAAACAACATTGTTATGGTTGCCACCAAGGAACTATGGGGAAATTCTTCACCGGAAGTCCTTCTATCCTCGAACTCGAATCCTGGTACATCGTTAAACAATGCGGTGATTTCCAAGCTGGACGAAGAGGCGCTAGCCCAGAAGATAAAAAGGGCCATAAAATGGCTCAGCGAGTCAAAAATTTGAGCCCCTACGAGATCCAAGAGATCGCAGATTTCTTAGCAAACTAA
- a CDS encoding Dabb family protein, translating into MLVHTVFFWLKDDLSAEQKADFSRGLETLKEIPSSGPVSTGTPSATTKRPVIDDSYDFGLTCVFESVEEHDVYQQHDIHQKFINECAQYWKQVKVYDYD; encoded by the coding sequence ATGTTAGTCCATACAGTATTTTTCTGGTTAAAAGATGATTTAAGCGCAGAACAAAAAGCAGATTTTTCTCGTGGTTTAGAAACTTTAAAAGAAATCCCATCTTCTGGTCCTGTAAGTACGGGTACTCCTTCAGCAACAACTAAACGTCCTGTGATTGATGATAGCTATGATTTTGGCTTAACCTGCGTTTTTGAAAGCGTTGAAGAACACGATGTTTACCAGCAGCATGACATCCATCAAAAATTTATTAATGAGTGCGCACAATATTGGAAGCAGGTGAAAGTTTATGACTACGATTAA
- a CDS encoding GreA/GreB family elongation factor — translation MSADKLESLILAASDEGKASEEALTCARALKAADLSTAQRASIGQATELFLASGASDQQSVELAVALALLKPEGDFSAAFSSLARDIFSAYTDPGAVQEALGEGSVDEIAKRFQVLLVILSDSSSVKVFGKIKLADLSVYHVDFGFGQVESLDSITSQVSVKFKVVQKVPLKFFAKKSHILLPGTLGAKLVKGEKMVIKNVLSKDLVSQIESETVPNLKVSQAMITRLVMPTYIKTAKAFDEWFRRRVLVDATKKSTSASGRSWDMSRSLDELKVALKDTETVKFGEDEKNNLIKAFKFAAARPAQNKIFAESISGLWDMVAEKEYVVDMIQELADTASIWKDTEGFVKVSTPMNVKTISAWFAVTLEAKGIEYFAKDVMHLPIKFLNAIDKIGDDRNAQALITSAKLEVLSGNLSAAVACWLWNKLSKKPAELAEIITAPIQVFRALSNAEKADKSGKDLRKLIMSNEKFLEFLLGTGSSEDVKSLVSTVKTFPGLDNGERQSLLVKIVRIKPDALDQVQTKKVEVKVGKLPQVTSQRSYKALQEEHERLVNTEIPDNSKAIAAAREHGDLRENFEFRAAKDRQKYLQLRVGELDAMLNKIGPTDFSEFKVKNRVIPAAKVTIKSPEAETTYSIVGMLDGDPDKNWLSFETPLAKSMLGHQVGDSIELPGGDEAEILAVEPLDTETLNFFVK, via the coding sequence ATGTCAGCAGACAAATTAGAATCATTAATTTTAGCCGCCAGTGATGAAGGCAAAGCCAGTGAAGAGGCCCTTACATGTGCACGCGCTTTAAAAGCCGCCGATCTTTCGACTGCGCAACGCGCAAGCATTGGTCAGGCCACAGAACTCTTTTTGGCCTCGGGTGCCAGTGATCAACAAAGTGTTGAGCTCGCCGTAGCTTTAGCTTTACTTAAGCCTGAAGGTGACTTCTCAGCTGCTTTCAGTTCATTAGCACGCGATATCTTTTCCGCATACACCGATCCAGGAGCTGTACAAGAGGCTTTAGGTGAAGGCAGTGTAGATGAAATAGCAAAACGTTTTCAAGTCCTCCTCGTTATCTTGAGTGACTCAAGTTCTGTCAAAGTATTTGGCAAAATTAAACTCGCCGATCTTTCCGTTTATCACGTAGACTTTGGCTTTGGTCAAGTTGAGTCCTTGGATTCAATTACGAGTCAAGTTTCCGTGAAATTCAAAGTGGTGCAAAAAGTTCCACTTAAGTTTTTTGCGAAAAAATCTCACATCCTCTTACCTGGAACTTTAGGTGCGAAGTTGGTGAAAGGCGAAAAAATGGTCATTAAAAACGTCCTCTCAAAAGACTTAGTTAGCCAAATCGAGTCTGAAACTGTTCCAAACCTCAAAGTTAGTCAGGCGATGATTACTCGTTTAGTCATGCCCACTTACATTAAAACAGCGAAGGCTTTTGACGAGTGGTTCCGTCGTCGAGTTTTAGTTGATGCGACTAAGAAATCAACTTCTGCAAGTGGCCGTTCATGGGATATGAGTCGTAGTTTAGATGAACTCAAAGTTGCCTTAAAAGATACTGAGACAGTTAAGTTTGGTGAAGACGAGAAAAATAACCTCATCAAAGCCTTTAAATTTGCTGCGGCAAGACCAGCTCAAAACAAAATTTTTGCTGAATCCATCTCAGGCCTTTGGGATATGGTTGCAGAAAAAGAGTATGTGGTCGACATGATTCAAGAACTCGCTGACACCGCTTCTATCTGGAAAGATACTGAAGGTTTTGTAAAAGTTTCTACCCCGATGAATGTCAAGACAATTTCTGCTTGGTTTGCAGTAACTTTGGAAGCTAAGGGTATTGAGTACTTTGCTAAAGATGTGATGCACTTGCCGATTAAATTCCTCAATGCAATCGATAAGATTGGCGATGATCGCAATGCACAAGCTTTGATTACTTCTGCAAAGCTTGAAGTCCTTTCTGGCAACCTAAGTGCTGCCGTTGCCTGCTGGTTATGGAATAAACTCTCTAAAAAGCCTGCGGAACTCGCAGAAATCATTACTGCGCCAATTCAAGTTTTCCGTGCTTTATCAAATGCAGAAAAAGCTGACAAGTCTGGTAAAGACTTACGCAAACTCATTATGTCAAACGAGAAATTCCTCGAGTTCTTACTCGGTACGGGTTCTAGCGAAGATGTGAAAAGTTTGGTGAGTACCGTCAAAACTTTCCCGGGTCTCGATAATGGCGAACGTCAAAGTTTACTCGTTAAAATTGTTCGTATTAAGCCTGATGCCCTCGACCAAGTTCAAACGAAGAAAGTTGAAGTTAAAGTAGGTAAGTTGCCACAAGTCACTTCTCAGCGTTCATACAAAGCCCTTCAAGAAGAACACGAAAGACTCGTTAATACTGAGATTCCTGATAACTCGAAAGCTATTGCGGCGGCCCGTGAACACGGTGATTTACGTGAGAATTTTGAGTTTAGAGCGGCGAAAGATCGTCAGAAATATCTTCAGTTACGCGTGGGGGAGCTCGATGCCATGTTGAATAAAATTGGTCCTACAGATTTTTCTGAATTCAAAGTGAAAAATCGTGTCATTCCAGCTGCTAAAGTGACGATTAAGTCACCTGAAGCCGAAACGACATATTCTATTGTCGGCATGTTAGATGGTGATCCCGATAAGAACTGGCTTTCGTTCGAAACACCTTTAGCGAAGTCAATGTTAGGTCACCAAGTGGGTGATTCCATTGAACTTCCAGGTGGTGATGAAGCCGAGATTCTAGCAGTCGAACCCCTCGATACAGAAACACTTAACTTTTTTGTAAAATAA
- the fabD gene encoding ACP S-malonyltransferase, producing the protein MSTAYVFPGQGSQKKGMGAELFEKFPELVASADEVLACSIVELCTEDPREELNKTQFTQPALYVVNALTYLDKINSGEAAPAYLAGHSLGEYNALFAAGAYDFVTGLKLVQKRGEIMSKVEGGGMAAVLGMSAEQIAEVLSGNGAGAIDVANFNSPAQTVLSGMKDDIVAAEGAFKDAGAKRYVVLPVSGAFHSRYMEAPREEFRSFVNSFEFGKIKTPVISNFEADLYDSSRIADLLCSQIAGSVRWVESVNKMKDLGVEEFVECGPGRVLAGLIRQIG; encoded by the coding sequence ATGTCTACTGCTTATGTATTCCCAGGTCAGGGCTCCCAGAAAAAAGGTATGGGTGCGGAACTTTTTGAGAAATTTCCTGAATTAGTTGCTTCTGCAGATGAAGTACTGGCTTGTTCAATTGTCGAACTTTGCACGGAAGACCCGCGCGAAGAACTCAATAAAACTCAATTCACACAGCCTGCGCTCTACGTGGTTAATGCTCTGACTTACCTCGATAAAATCAATTCAGGTGAAGCGGCTCCCGCCTACCTTGCTGGTCATAGCCTTGGTGAATATAATGCCTTGTTCGCTGCGGGTGCCTATGACTTCGTGACGGGTTTAAAACTCGTTCAAAAGCGTGGCGAAATAATGAGTAAAGTCGAAGGTGGCGGCATGGCAGCTGTACTCGGTATGAGTGCAGAGCAAATTGCTGAAGTGCTTTCAGGTAATGGTGCTGGCGCCATTGACGTGGCTAACTTCAACTCCCCAGCTCAAACTGTGCTTTCTGGCATGAAAGATGATATCGTAGCCGCAGAAGGTGCTTTTAAGGATGCTGGCGCTAAACGCTACGTCGTTCTCCCAGTAAGTGGAGCTTTCCACTCGCGTTATATGGAAGCCCCCCGAGAAGAGTTCCGTTCATTCGTGAATTCCTTCGAATTTGGCAAGATCAAAACTCCCGTTATTTCTAACTTTGAAGCTGATCTTTACGATAGCTCACGTATTGCTGATTTGCTCTGTTCGCAAATCGCCGGTTCAGTACGCTGGGTTGAGTCAGTGAATAAGATGAAAGATTTAGGTGTTGAAGAATTTGTGGAATGCGGTCCAGGTCGTGTTCTTGCAGGTCTTATTCGCCAAATTGGCTAG
- a CDS encoding sulfatase family protein, whose protein sequence is MNKLFSLLSFCLLSAVYPEEKPNIIFIEVDDLPAHYIGAMGADFAETPTLDRLASEGVFFNNAVCQGTQCGPARNSLIAGVYPHNIGMYQNGPFKGLAPDVWTLPRALQKAGYKTAHIGKSHIHPSNEGLSGTKEEVRTEGHRRLGFDYVWQSLGRAVVGGKEAKKGEDAYVDFLIEEAYFDQMKADRGKPTSLPDDIYLDGLFTDLAKKFIAEQEQPYFLWLNYSVPHGPYDVKQAYHDRFVDAQIPEPNAKHDKGEGIPKELRPSPLKDFSKLEKTQKGNCASIAFMDDQLKAIIEAVETSGEKDNTIIVFFSDHGILVGEHGLHHKTTLYKEVLNPSLVIYDPRQKRSKVVSQPVQLLDLVSTALAWGNASDEDKAKPYGDSLVPLLTGEGEFARDYAVGECPGYYAIVTEKYKYIAPFDYQKNGKIILFDLDNDPTEVSNVADQNPELIAMFKDKAQKWLADSGEVLVQDPVPTKEEKRRKKAEKKAKEAKRKKN, encoded by the coding sequence ATGAATAAACTATTTTCTCTACTCTCTTTTTGTCTGCTCTCTGCGGTATACCCTGAAGAGAAGCCCAATATTATTTTCATTGAAGTGGATGACTTGCCTGCACATTACATTGGAGCCATGGGGGCCGACTTTGCCGAAACCCCAACTTTAGATCGCTTGGCAAGTGAAGGCGTGTTCTTTAATAACGCTGTCTGTCAGGGGACTCAATGTGGCCCAGCAAGAAATTCATTGATAGCCGGAGTATACCCTCACAATATTGGTATGTATCAGAACGGCCCTTTTAAAGGACTGGCTCCCGATGTTTGGACACTTCCTAGGGCTTTACAAAAAGCAGGCTATAAAACGGCTCATATTGGCAAGAGTCACATACATCCCAGTAACGAGGGTTTGAGCGGGACAAAAGAAGAAGTTCGCACAGAGGGTCACCGTCGTTTAGGTTTTGATTACGTCTGGCAATCTTTAGGCCGTGCCGTTGTCGGTGGGAAAGAAGCTAAAAAGGGCGAGGATGCTTACGTTGATTTTCTTATTGAGGAAGCTTACTTCGATCAAATGAAAGCGGATCGAGGAAAACCAACAAGTCTACCTGACGATATCTACCTCGACGGACTTTTTACTGACTTAGCCAAGAAATTCATTGCCGAACAAGAGCAGCCTTATTTCCTTTGGTTAAATTACTCAGTGCCTCATGGACCTTATGATGTGAAACAAGCGTACCACGATCGCTTTGTCGATGCACAAATTCCCGAGCCGAATGCCAAACATGACAAGGGCGAAGGCATTCCCAAAGAGTTGCGTCCGAGCCCACTAAAAGATTTTTCAAAGCTCGAGAAAACGCAGAAGGGCAATTGTGCGAGCATCGCATTCATGGATGATCAATTAAAGGCAATCATTGAAGCAGTGGAAACAAGTGGCGAAAAAGATAACACAATCATAGTTTTCTTTAGTGACCACGGTATCCTTGTTGGTGAACATGGCCTCCATCATAAAACGACGCTTTATAAAGAAGTCTTAAATCCCAGTTTAGTCATTTATGATCCACGTCAGAAGAGATCGAAAGTTGTTAGCCAGCCCGTGCAGTTACTCGACTTAGTGAGCACGGCATTAGCGTGGGGCAACGCCTCAGACGAAGACAAAGCAAAGCCCTATGGCGATAGCCTTGTGCCATTATTAACGGGCGAAGGTGAATTCGCTCGTGATTACGCCGTGGGTGAGTGCCCAGGTTATTACGCCATTGTCACAGAAAAATATAAATACATTGCCCCATTCGATTATCAGAAGAATGGCAAAATCATTTTATTTGACTTGGATAACGACCCAACAGAAGTGAGCAATGTGGCCGATCAAAACCCAGAACTCATTGCGATGTTCAAAGATAAAGCCCAAAAATGGCTCGCTGATTCAGGTGAGGTTCTGGTTCAAGACCCCGTCCCCACCAAGGAAGAAAAACGTCGTAAAAAAGCCGAGAAAAAAGCGAAAGAAGCCAAGCGCAAAAAGAACTAA
- a CDS encoding BrnA antitoxin family protein produces MKEEYDLSTMESRKNPYAKALKKQVTIRVRPDVINYFKDMSEESGIPYQSLINLYLQDCVSEHRKLKMDWSA; encoded by the coding sequence ATGAAAGAAGAATATGATTTATCCACAATGGAGTCACGCAAAAACCCTTATGCAAAGGCTCTCAAGAAACAAGTTACTATTAGAGTTAGACCAGATGTAATTAATTATTTTAAAGACATGTCAGAAGAATCTGGTATTCCTTATCAATCTTTAATTAATCTATACCTACAAGATTGTGTATCTGAACACAGAAAGCTAAAAATGGATTGGTCTGCATAA
- a CDS encoding BrnT family toxin: protein MSKLKFEWDKNKAQSNLEKHGVSFEEAITVFYDERALEFFEKNNSEWEDRFLMLGLSTEFKLLLICHCYRDNDNIIRIISARKATKNEAKNYKR from the coding sequence ATGAGTAAATTGAAATTTGAATGGGATAAAAATAAAGCCCAAAGCAACTTGGAAAAACACGGAGTTTCCTTTGAGGAAGCAATCACTGTTTTCTATGATGAACGAGCATTAGAGTTTTTTGAGAAAAACAACTCTGAATGGGAGGACCGATTTTTAATGCTAGGTCTTAGCACTGAATTCAAATTATTACTTATTTGTCATTGTTATCGAGATAATGATAATATAATTAGAATTATTTCAGCTCGAAAAGCAACAAAAAATGAAGCTAAAAACTATAAGAGGTGA